In a single window of the Canis lupus familiaris isolate Mischka breed German Shepherd chromosome 2, alternate assembly UU_Cfam_GSD_1.0, whole genome shotgun sequence genome:
- the LOC119876063 gene encoding phytanoyl-CoA dioxygenase, peroxisomal-like isoform X2 — MIIMRDVSIAKSEYIPSERMISKIQDFQEDKELFRYCTLPEILKYVECFTGPNIMAMHAMLINKPPDSGKKTSRHPLHQDLHYFPFRPSNKIVCAWTAMEHIDRNNGCLCVFPGTHKGYLKPHNYPQWEGGVNLMFYGIQDYDENSPRVHLVMEKGDTVFFHPLLIHGSGWNRTQGYRKAISCHFASADCHYIDVKGTSQEIVEREVMELVHRLYGIPKDTSLQDVFRLGGQLVKGRRTNL; from the exons atgataataatGAGAGATGTGTCCATTGCAAAATCAGAATATATTCCAAGTGAAAGGATGATTTCAAAGATCCAAGACTTCCAAGAAGACAAGGAACTCTTCAGATACTGCACTCTCCCTGAG ATTCTGAAATATGTGGAGTGCTTCACTGGACCCAATATTATGGCCATGCATGCAATGCTTATAAACAAACCTCCAGATTCTG GCAAGAAGACATCCCGCCATCCCTTGCACCAGGATCTGCACTACTTCCCCTTCAGGCCCAGCAATAAAATTGTCTGTGCTTGGACAGCCATGGAGCACATCGACAGGAACAATGGCTGTCTGTGTGTGTTCCCAGGCACACACAAAGGCTATCTGAAGCCACACAATTATCCCCAATGGGAG GGGGGCGTGAACTTAATGTTCTATGGGATCCAGGACTATGATGAAAACAGCCCCCGCGTGCACCTCGTGATGGAGAAAGGAGACACCgttttctttcatcctttgcTCATCCACGGATCTGGCTGGAACAGAACTCAAGGATACCGCAAG GCAATTTCCTGCCATTTCGCCAGTGCTGACTGCCACTACATCGATGTGAAAGGCACCAGTCAAGAAATCGTTGAGAGGGAAGTTATGGAGTTAGTACACAGATTATACGGAATTCCGAAAGATACCAGCTTGCAG GATGTCTTTAGACTGGGAGGACAGCTGGTGAAAGGAAGAAGGACCAACCTTTGA